The following coding sequences lie in one Moritella viscosa genomic window:
- the mts1-L gene encoding putative type VI secretion protein VasJ-1 — translation MKFNVAKRNALQTPLIADNFCGVYLKADKQKFRPLRNEFNLAQTSLRKLTTHPEASELDSLLEENSLNWGELALSLNDVFTHTTRDIELSGWMLAAQIIIDPSLSGAKEMALWLQELVSQHWDTLQPVLPENKIKSDDPNEKNKEINAFKIKAFVQLVGESEESGLLHAPLLMVPLIGDLDYARYQSAEHKGNLAELRSQYHQQALSDRTRVVALIDNLTEIKKSVGMIDQNIIEICKQSQLSPIGFKFVIDLISKMLTAIEFISGLKAKLEKTNDDIPQIDVAGVVPDIEPENDVSHVELTNKASQQADINHVSFGSLAETQGCNRDQAFHQLREIADYFRKVEPHSPVAYLLEKAIRWGYMPLPELMSELLLNQADTINRVFNLTGLDEDGKIALPEVAKKVYQEPISRPVVNVASFKKETSVDAAVANESREIMTDKSTSNVIDTENVNRNVVQKAETNSSSSNSLSW, via the coding sequence ATGAAATTTAATGTAGCAAAACGTAATGCATTACAAACACCGTTAATAGCTGATAATTTTTGTGGTGTGTATTTAAAAGCAGATAAACAAAAATTTAGACCATTACGTAATGAATTTAATTTAGCACAAACCTCATTGAGAAAACTGACTACGCATCCCGAGGCTAGTGAACTAGATTCTTTACTTGAAGAAAATAGCCTGAATTGGGGTGAATTAGCACTGAGTCTTAACGATGTTTTTACTCATACGACTCGTGATATTGAGCTCTCTGGTTGGATGTTAGCCGCGCAAATTATTATTGATCCAAGCTTGTCAGGGGCAAAAGAAATGGCGTTGTGGCTACAAGAATTAGTCAGTCAACATTGGGATACGCTCCAGCCTGTATTGCCAGAGAATAAGATAAAGTCAGACGATCCGAATGAAAAAAATAAAGAAATTAATGCATTCAAAATAAAAGCATTTGTTCAGCTTGTCGGGGAAAGTGAAGAAAGTGGGTTATTACATGCTCCCTTATTAATGGTCCCTTTAATTGGTGATCTAGATTATGCCCGTTACCAGAGCGCAGAACATAAAGGGAATTTAGCTGAATTACGGAGTCAATACCATCAACAGGCATTGTCGGATCGAACTCGAGTTGTCGCGCTAATCGATAATTTAACCGAAATTAAAAAAAGCGTAGGGATGATAGATCAGAATATTATTGAAATCTGTAAACAATCTCAATTGTCACCTATTGGTTTTAAATTTGTTATTGATCTTATAAGCAAGATGCTTACCGCAATTGAGTTTATAAGTGGGCTGAAAGCAAAATTAGAGAAAACAAACGATGACATACCACAAATAGATGTTGCCGGAGTTGTTCCCGACATTGAACCTGAGAATGATGTCAGCCACGTCGAATTAACGAATAAAGCTTCGCAGCAGGCGGATATAAACCACGTATCATTTGGCTCACTTGCAGAAACTCAAGGCTGTAATCGCGATCAAGCATTTCATCAACTTCGTGAAATTGCAGATTACTTTAGAAAAGTTGAACCGCATAGTCCGGTTGCGTATTTACTTGAGAAAGCCATTCGCTGGGGTTATATGCCATTACCTGAGTTAATGAGTGAATTGCTTTTAAATCAAGCTGATACGATTAATCGAGTGTTTAATCTAACAGGGTTGGATGAAGACGGTAAAATTGCATTACCAGAAGTGGCAAAAAAAGTTTACCAGGAACCGATATCCAGACCGGTTGTAAATGTAGCCTCGTTTAAAAAAGAAACATCAGTTGACGCCGCTGTAGCTAACGAAAGTCGCGAAATTATGACTGATAAATCCACATCTAACGTTATTGATACGGAAAATGTTAACCGTAACGTAGTGCAAAAAGCGGAAACTAATTCAAGTTCCAGTAACTCTTTGTCGTGGTAA